A region of Myxococcus stipitatus DSM 14675 DNA encodes the following proteins:
- a CDS encoding alcohol dehydrogenase catalytic domain-containing protein: MKAVVLRSFGEAGNLKMEDVPVPTPGKGEVLLRVHACGVCYHDVINRRGNLPRTSVPAILGHEAAGEVVAVGPDTPGWRTGDRAATLQRLSCGTCALCRSGRNSLCKTDNRFFGEELPGGYSQFMVAPVAGLGRVPASLPWEEAATVCCTTGTAVHTLRTRGKVRAGETVLITGASGGVGMSAVQLAKLDGARVIAVTSGEAKVQPLREAGADEVILSRGLDFASEVRKRTKGQGVDLAVEIVGSATFDQTLKSLTPGGRLVVVGNLESGIVQVNPGLVIVKELEIIGAYATNQAELDEALRLTATGGVRQFVTDKVPLAEAARAHFRLENREVAGRLVLVPPQA, translated from the coding sequence ATGAAGGCCGTCGTTCTGCGCAGTTTCGGTGAAGCGGGCAACCTGAAGATGGAAGACGTCCCGGTCCCCACGCCGGGCAAGGGTGAAGTCCTGTTGCGGGTGCATGCGTGTGGCGTCTGCTACCACGACGTCATCAACCGCCGGGGCAACCTGCCGCGCACCAGCGTGCCGGCCATCCTGGGCCACGAGGCCGCGGGCGAGGTCGTCGCGGTGGGTCCGGACACGCCGGGATGGAGGACGGGCGACCGCGCGGCGACGCTCCAACGGCTGTCCTGCGGAACCTGCGCGCTGTGCCGCAGCGGGCGCAACAGCCTGTGCAAGACGGACAACCGCTTCTTCGGTGAGGAGCTGCCCGGAGGCTACTCGCAGTTCATGGTGGCCCCGGTGGCGGGCCTGGGCCGGGTGCCCGCGTCGCTGCCCTGGGAAGAGGCGGCCACGGTCTGCTGCACCACGGGCACGGCGGTGCACACGCTGCGCACGCGAGGCAAGGTGCGCGCGGGCGAGACGGTGCTCATCACCGGCGCCAGCGGTGGCGTGGGCATGTCCGCGGTGCAGCTCGCGAAGCTGGATGGCGCGCGCGTCATCGCGGTGACGTCCGGCGAGGCCAAGGTGCAGCCCCTGCGCGAGGCGGGCGCGGACGAGGTCATCCTCTCGCGAGGCCTGGACTTCGCGTCGGAGGTGCGCAAGCGCACGAAGGGCCAGGGCGTGGACCTGGCGGTGGAGATCGTCGGCAGCGCCACGTTCGACCAGACGCTGAAGTCGCTGACGCCGGGCGGCCGGCTCGTCGTCGTCGGCAACCTGGAGTCGGGAATCGTCCAGGTCAACCCGGGGCTCGTCATCGTCAAGGAGCTGGAGATCATCGGCGCGTACGCCACGAACCAGGCGGAGCTGGACGAGGCGCTGCGGCTGACGGCCACCGGCGGCGTGCGCCAGTTCGTCACGGACAAGGTTCCGCTGGCGGAGGCGGCGCGGGCGCACTTCCGGCTGGAGAACCGCGAGGTGGCGGGCCGGCTGGTGCTGGTGCCCCCCCAGGCGTGA
- a CDS encoding CoA-transferase subunit beta, with protein sequence MSATVDITPAETVVSLLARQIDDGAVVATGVASPLAILAIAVARATHAPDLTYLACVGSLDPDIPSLLPSSEDLGYLEGRSAEITIPDLFDHARRGRVDTVFFGAAEVDALGRTNMTASGSLEQPRTKFPGVAGAATLRQWVHRPVLLVPRQSRRNLVPEVQVATTQDPRRTVRLISDLGVFELGASGARLRARHPWATADDIAERTGFEFEVDESLAITPLPDARTVAAIRSLDPRGYRDQLVGR encoded by the coding sequence ATGAGCGCCACCGTCGACATCACCCCCGCGGAGACCGTCGTCTCCTTGCTCGCGCGGCAGATTGACGACGGCGCGGTGGTGGCCACGGGCGTCGCCTCGCCGCTGGCCATCCTCGCCATCGCCGTCGCGCGGGCCACCCACGCGCCGGACCTGACGTACCTGGCCTGTGTCGGCTCGTTGGACCCGGACATCCCGTCGCTCCTCCCCTCCTCCGAGGACCTGGGCTACCTGGAGGGACGCTCGGCGGAGATCACCATCCCCGACCTCTTCGACCACGCGCGGCGTGGCCGGGTGGACACCGTCTTCTTCGGCGCCGCCGAGGTCGATGCCCTGGGCCGCACCAACATGACGGCGAGCGGGAGCCTGGAGCAGCCTCGAACGAAGTTCCCGGGAGTCGCGGGCGCGGCGACGCTGCGCCAGTGGGTCCACCGGCCGGTGCTCCTGGTGCCTCGGCAGTCGCGCCGCAACCTGGTGCCGGAAGTCCAGGTGGCCACGACACAGGACCCTCGCCGCACGGTGCGCCTCATCTCGGACCTGGGTGTCTTCGAGCTCGGTGCCTCCGGCGCGCGGCTGAGGGCCCGTCACCCCTGGGCCACGGCCGACGACATCGCCGAGCGCACCGGCTTCGAGTTCGAGGTGGATGAGTCGCTGGCAATCACTCCGCTCCCGGACGCGCGCACCGTCGCGGCCATCCGCTCGTTGGACCCCCGTGGCTACCGAGACCAGCTCGTCGGCCGCTGA
- a CDS encoding CoA transferase subunit A, with the protein MKTARWCSLEEAVASIPDGASLATGGFMLGRAPMALVMELIAQERRGLRLISLPNPLPAEFLVAGGCLAHLDIAFGALSLEGRVRPMPCIKRAIEQNTLSWREHDGYRVVQRLRAASMGLPFIPAPDADVSGLARAEPPRTVVDPFTGESVPVEPAYFPDVALIHARAADERGNLFMEDPTTDLLVAGAARRVIATVEERVSRLPRVTIPGFQVDRIILSPRGALPTGCVGLYPHDDAMLARYLSLAEAGQEAEFLHSLRPRRAA; encoded by the coding sequence GTGAAGACCGCGCGCTGGTGTTCGTTGGAAGAAGCCGTCGCGTCGATTCCCGACGGAGCCTCGCTCGCCACGGGCGGCTTCATGCTTGGCCGAGCGCCCATGGCGCTGGTGATGGAGCTCATCGCGCAGGAGCGCCGGGGGCTGCGGCTCATCTCGCTGCCCAACCCGCTGCCCGCGGAGTTCCTCGTCGCGGGGGGCTGCCTGGCCCACCTGGATATCGCCTTCGGCGCGCTGAGCCTGGAAGGCCGTGTGCGGCCCATGCCCTGTATCAAGCGGGCCATCGAGCAGAACACGCTGTCCTGGCGCGAGCACGACGGCTACCGCGTCGTCCAGCGCCTGCGCGCCGCCTCCATGGGCCTGCCCTTCATCCCCGCGCCCGACGCGGACGTGTCGGGGCTGGCGCGCGCGGAGCCCCCTCGCACCGTGGTGGACCCGTTCACGGGTGAGAGCGTCCCGGTGGAGCCGGCCTACTTCCCGGACGTCGCGTTGATTCACGCGCGGGCGGCGGACGAGCGCGGCAACCTCTTCATGGAGGACCCGACCACGGACCTGCTCGTCGCGGGCGCCGCGCGGCGGGTGATCGCCACGGTGGAGGAGCGCGTGTCGCGCCTGCCTCGCGTCACCATCCCGGGCTTCCAGGTGGACCGCATCATCCTGTCCCCGCGAGGCGCGCTGCCCACGGGCTGCGTCGGGCTGTATCCCCACGATGACGCCATGCTGGCGCGCTACCTGTCGCTCGCGGAGGCGGGCCAGGAAGCGGAGTTCCTCCACTCGCTGCGTCCCCGGAGGGCGGCATGA
- a CDS encoding TetR/AcrR family transcriptional regulator — protein sequence MTQGGRKPDEGERYRAILETAARLICERGYEGTSMQEIAAACRMTKAGLYHHIQNKEQLLFAIMNYGMDLFEEQVLSRVQDIADPVDRLRACMRHNILLVTRGWSKEVIIILHEHATLTGEARAFIDNRKKRYVGFLEEAFSQAAQQGRIRPVDPTIGAFSFLGMVLWVYKWFKPDGRLTDEQIADGMVDLLFPPIVAAAVDGQPGVSALRVVPRTAASGSGTEEP from the coding sequence GTGACGCAAGGCGGACGGAAGCCAGATGAGGGTGAGCGCTACCGCGCGATTCTGGAGACGGCGGCGCGGCTCATCTGCGAGCGCGGCTACGAAGGCACTTCGATGCAGGAGATCGCCGCCGCGTGCCGGATGACGAAGGCGGGGCTCTACCACCACATCCAGAACAAGGAGCAGCTGCTCTTCGCCATCATGAACTACGGGATGGACCTGTTCGAGGAGCAGGTCCTCTCGCGCGTTCAGGACATCGCGGACCCGGTGGACCGCCTGCGCGCGTGCATGCGCCACAACATCCTGCTGGTGACGCGGGGGTGGAGCAAGGAGGTCATCATCATCCTCCACGAGCACGCCACGCTCACGGGTGAGGCGCGCGCGTTCATCGACAACCGCAAGAAGCGCTACGTGGGCTTCCTGGAGGAGGCCTTCTCGCAGGCCGCGCAGCAGGGGCGCATCCGTCCGGTGGACCCGACCATCGGGGCGTTCTCGTTCCTGGGCATGGTGTTGTGGGTCTACAAGTGGTTCAAGCCCGACGGTCGGCTGACGGATGAGCAGATCGCCGACGGGATGGTGGACCTCCTCTTCCCGCCCATCGTCGCCGCCGCCGTCGACGGTCAGCCGGGTGTCTCCGCGTTGCGCGTGGTGCCTCGGACCGCCGCCTCGGGCTCGGGGACGGAGGAGCCGTGA
- a CDS encoding PfkB family carbohydrate kinase: MAPRRQADIVVVGGISTDFRVQGARLPRPGERVEGYSFQEQLGGKGAHGAVAVARLGARSTLVGRVGMDVRGMALLEQLEEEGVETRAVARDPAESTGVLMEMVDEAGRAQCLSVAGANRRLCVRDVLAAEERITRADVLLAQLGVPLDAVVAAVHIARAAGSHIVLAPRSATSLPEELLEAVHVVCLGGAEAAVLTGLDVGDLDSARQAAENLVRRGAGAAVIAAPQGHLLLGKEGELWLQNLPVDWVDTAGAREAFAAAVSVALGEKRSLADAVRFAHATSALTAMRLGAMSGLPDRDDVEAFVARLEGQALLSPHASW, from the coding sequence ATGGCTCCGCGGCGGCAGGCCGACATCGTCGTGGTCGGTGGAATCAGCACGGACTTCCGGGTCCAGGGGGCTCGGCTCCCGAGGCCTGGTGAGCGCGTGGAGGGGTACTCGTTCCAGGAGCAGCTGGGCGGGAAGGGGGCTCACGGCGCCGTGGCGGTGGCGCGGCTGGGGGCTCGCTCGACGCTGGTGGGGCGCGTGGGGATGGATGTTCGCGGCATGGCGCTCCTGGAGCAGCTCGAGGAGGAGGGCGTGGAGACGCGCGCCGTCGCGCGGGACCCCGCCGAGAGCACCGGTGTGTTGATGGAGATGGTGGATGAGGCGGGCCGGGCGCAGTGCCTGTCCGTGGCGGGGGCCAATCGGCGCCTGTGCGTGCGGGACGTGCTCGCCGCCGAGGAGCGCATCACTCGCGCGGATGTGCTCCTCGCGCAGCTGGGTGTCCCCCTGGACGCGGTCGTCGCCGCTGTCCACATCGCACGCGCCGCGGGCTCGCACATCGTCCTGGCTCCCAGGTCCGCCACCTCGCTCCCGGAGGAGTTGCTGGAGGCGGTCCATGTCGTGTGCCTGGGAGGCGCGGAGGCCGCGGTGCTGACGGGGCTGGACGTGGGGGACCTCGACTCCGCTCGGCAGGCCGCGGAGAACCTGGTGCGCCGAGGTGCCGGGGCCGCCGTCATCGCGGCTCCGCAAGGGCACCTGCTCCTGGGAAAGGAGGGAGAGCTGTGGCTTCAGAACCTGCCCGTGGATTGGGTGGACACGGCCGGTGCTCGCGAGGCCTTCGCCGCGGCGGTGTCCGTGGCCTTGGGAGAGAAGCGCTCACTCGCGGATGCGGTGCGCTTCGCTCACGCGACGTCGGCGCTGACCGCGATGCGGCTCGGCGCGATGTCGGGACTTCCGGACCGCGATGACGTGGAGGCCTTCGTGGCCCGGCTGGAGGGGCAGGCCTTGTTGTCGCCTCACGCGTCGTGGTGA